From a region of the Aeoliella mucimassa genome:
- a CDS encoding DUF4261 domain-containing protein codes for MNSNTWLALIALEQPELPDPTAVQTRCNAANPDSAAIELSSQTPAMATFQWGEAIIAYTLVNKPIPADQLAGPAARAWYWPNAAEQFGKHRAHLLVALIDEGSSRIRKCMRLTRFMAALLPEANAVGLQWGGSRAVHEPNAFVEVASQMARDDMPLHLWLDFQVEGNDQGGMRLYTTGMASLGKLEIEMPHYVGHPQELMNHAYNLAHHLLEKNSVIKEGEAIGLPGEVQVTAHETTTFLGGEQAVLSFDFQ; via the coding sequence ATGAACTCCAACACATGGTTGGCCCTGATTGCCCTCGAGCAGCCGGAGCTTCCTGATCCTACTGCGGTGCAAACGCGGTGCAACGCGGCGAATCCCGACTCGGCAGCGATTGAGCTGTCGAGCCAAACTCCAGCGATGGCCACCTTTCAGTGGGGCGAAGCGATCATCGCCTACACGCTGGTCAACAAACCGATTCCGGCCGACCAACTCGCCGGCCCCGCGGCTCGCGCCTGGTACTGGCCAAACGCAGCTGAGCAATTCGGAAAGCATCGGGCCCACTTACTCGTCGCATTGATCGACGAAGGAAGCAGCCGCATCCGCAAGTGCATGCGGCTCACCCGATTCATGGCCGCGCTGCTTCCCGAAGCCAACGCGGTGGGACTCCAGTGGGGCGGTAGTCGCGCGGTGCACGAACCGAACGCGTTTGTGGAAGTCGCTAGTCAAATGGCCCGCGACGACATGCCGCTGCACCTGTGGCTTGACTTCCAGGTGGAAGGGAACGACCAGGGCGGCATGCGACTCTACACCACCGGCATGGCATCGCTAGGGAAACTCGAAATCGAGATGCCACACTACGTAGGTCATCCTCAAGAACTGATGAACCACGCCTACAACCTGGCCCATCACCTGCTGGAAAAGAACTCGGTGATCAAAGAAGGCGAAGCGATCGGCCTGCCGGGCGAGGTGCAGGTAACCGCTCACGAAACGACCACCTTCCTGGGCGGCGAGCAAGCAGTGCTCTCCTTTGATTTTCAGTAA